CCAACGACGCTCAACTTTTGGAACAAAAAGTCCAGGAACGCACGTCCCGTTTGCAGGAAACCATTTCTGAACTCGAAACTTTTTCCTACACGCTCGCGCACGATCTGAAAGCGCCCGTTCGCGGCATGGTCGGTTACTGCGAAGTTTTGCTGGAAGATTTTGCCGGCGTTCTCCCTCCTGATGCCAGCGCCATCATCGAAAAATTAGCGCGCACTCCCAAACGCATGGAGGCGCTCATCCATGACTTGCTGCATTTTAGTGAAGTCTCGCGGCAGGAAGTCCTGCTGGGACCCGTCGAGGTTGCGCCGATCATTGAAAATGTGCTGGCCCTTCGCGTCCCGGCAATTAGACAAGCTGTCACCATCGTTTCGCCGCTTCATCCGGTGCGCGCGCAAAAAGCGCTGCTGCAACAGGTCCTCTCCAATCTCATAGACAATGCGGCCAAATTCGTAAGTCCGCAGGCTAAAACGAAGATCACCATTTTTTCTGAATTGATGAGCGGGGTCACGCCCAGCACGCGGTCGCGTCCGTTATTATTCAATTCGGTTGAACCGGCGGCGCCTGACGCCGGCACACCGCCATTGGAAAACCAGGCGAGCCGCGTCCGCATTTGGGTCACCGATGAAGGCATCGGAATACCCGAGGAAGCGCACCAGAAAATTTTTGGGATCTTTGAACGCGGCGTCACTGCGGAAAGTTATGAAGGAACCGGCATGGGTCTGGCCATCGTTGCGCGAGCCATGCAACGGATGGGGGGAACCTGCGGCGTGGAATCCGAGTTGGGAAAAGGCAGCCGCTTTTGGATCGAACTTCCTGCCGTTTGAAACCAGCGGGACGGTAATTAATGAGCAGCGGCGCGAGCCGGCAGCTTTCGATCAGCCGTGGCATCCACCAGTTGCGCTCCGGCGACGGGTTGCATCTTTGACCCGTATTTATTCGCGTAAACCCGCGTGAATTGCGCGCCAAAAAATAAGATCTGCGCCGAATAATATACCCACATCAGAATGATCACCAGCGAACCCGCCGCGCCGTAGGCCGAGGTGACACTGCTGCGGCCCAGATAAAGTCCCAGCACAAATTTGCCCAGATTGAAAAGCACCGCCGTGATGAAACCGCCCACCCACACGTCGCGCCACGCCATTTTCACATCCGGCAATACTTTGAAGATCATGGAAAAAAGCACGGTGATGACGCCGAGCGATACCACGAAGTTGACGGTGCTCCAAAAGAAATGTTCGCTGGGCATGAGTCCTTGCACATATTTTCCTACGCCCGCAAGTCCCGCGCTTAACACCAGCGAGACCAAAAGCAGAAATCCAATCCCGATCACCACGCCGAAGGACAGCAACCGGTCTTTGATGAATTGCCGGACGCCGTGGCCCGAGGCGCGTTTCACTTGCCAAACGGTATTCAGCGCGTCTTGAAGTTCGACAAAGACTCCGGTCACACCCACGCCCAAGGTCACGATCGCAATCAATGTCGCCCAGCGTCCGGCGCTCGCCTGGTTGGATGCCGAAGTCACCATGGACTCAATCGCGGTCGCGCCCGCCTTTCCCAAAAGCTGTTGCACCTGCCCGAATAATTCATGCTGCGCCGCTTCCTGGCCAAACCAAATTCCCGCGACGCGCAGCACAATCAAAAACAGCGGCGCAATCGCGAAGACCGTGTAGTAGGCGAGCGAAGCGCCGAGGCGCGGAGTATTGATGCCCACCCACGCGGAGAAAGTTTCCTTGCATAGGCCAATAATGTCTCGAAATAGGTTTGTGCGCTTTTTCATGGTTCACGAAGTTTCTTTTACGACTGTGATTTGGCCGTCTCTCTCGAAATAAGCCGCCTTTACTTTTGACGGATCTTCAACATTGCCGTTGAGCCGCAGGTCTTCGAGCAAATCATGTTCGCTCAAATCATGTTTGCGCATCGCGTCGCGGTTTACTTCGCCATCCTTGATCAAAGGCACTGTATGACCTTTGACCAGGTTGCCGAACCAATGCGAATCGCGTGATAAAAATGCGATGAACCGATGAAGCGTGATCAACACAAAACCTCCACCCAGCGTCGGGAAAAAAGCCACATTGCCGTTGATGGCACGCGCGAGCATGGACCCAAGTATGAATGCCAGGATCGCGTCGAACGCGGTTTTATTGGCGAGAAATCTTTTGTTGCCGATTCGCACAATGATCAGGGACGCCAGAAAAACAATCACCGCGCGCAAGCCGATTTGGAAGAACGTAAGATTTTGGGGATTGGAGTTGAGTCCCAGCGCTGAATTAAAAGCATCGCAAAAATCTTTCATCGGCATCGCGTATTATTTTTTCGGTAGGCCGGCTTCGCCAAGCGGCTCTTCGGCGGGGCCGGAGAGCACTTCGCCGGTTGCGGCAAATCGGGAACCGTGACACGGGCAATCCCAGGTTTTTTCCGCGTCGTTCCAGCGCACGATGCAACCGAGATGCGTGCATACCGGCGAGCGCAATGAAACCTTGCCGTGCTCGTCACGGAAGGCGGCCACTTTATGGCCGTCCAGTTCGAGAATTTTCCCCTGATTCCGTGCGAGACTTCTCAGGGATTTTCCCTCCGCTTTTCCCATCCAATCGCGCAAAAGATAATACGGATAATCTTTGTTCTCGCGCAAATAATCCCAGGCAGTGCGAACGATTTCCTTTCGATGAATGTCGAAAAGTTTCGCCCAGGGATTTTTTCGTTTGTGAAAAGCGTCCACCGCCATCATTGCGCCAAGCGTTCCAAACGTCATGCCATTACCGCCGAAACCGGTCGCGACAAATTGGCGGGTTGCGCTTTCGCCGATATAAGGAAGTCCGTCGGGGGTTTCGATCACCTGCCCCGACCAGCGCGCATCCACTTTTGCCGACGGGAAAAGTTGCTTCAAGGTCTTCTCCAGCCGGTCGTAGGCTTTGCCCGGATTATCTGACTGTCCGGTCTTATGATCTTCACCGCCGAAGATGGCGTAATCATTTCC
The Verrucomicrobiia bacterium genome window above contains:
- a CDS encoding YihY/virulence factor BrkB family protein; this translates as MKKRTNLFRDIIGLCKETFSAWVGINTPRLGASLAYYTVFAIAPLFLIVLRVAGIWFGQEAAQHELFGQVQQLLGKAGATAIESMVTSASNQASAGRWATLIAIVTLGVGVTGVFVELQDALNTVWQVKRASGHGVRQFIKDRLLSFGVVIGIGFLLLVSLVLSAGLAGVGKYVQGLMPSEHFFWSTVNFVVSLGVITVLFSMIFKVLPDVKMAWRDVWVGGFITAVLFNLGKFVLGLYLGRSSVTSAYGAAGSLVIILMWVYYSAQILFFGAQFTRVYANKYGSKMQPVAGAQLVDATADRKLPARAAAH
- a CDS encoding YetF domain-containing protein; protein product: MKDFCDAFNSALGLNSNPQNLTFFQIGLRAVIVFLASLIIVRIGNKRFLANKTAFDAILAFILGSMLARAINGNVAFFPTLGGGFVLITLHRFIAFLSRDSHWFGNLVKGHTVPLIKDGEVNRDAMRKHDLSEHDLLEDLRLNGNVEDPSKVKAAYFERDGQITVVKETS